One genomic window of Ornithorhynchus anatinus isolate Pmale09 chromosome 10, mOrnAna1.pri.v4, whole genome shotgun sequence includes the following:
- the ENOPH1 gene encoding enolase-phosphatase E1 isoform X2 — translation MLSVPAEVTGILLDVEGTTTPIAFVKDTLFTYVKENVKEYLRTHWAEEECQQDVALLRKQAEEDAQLDGVVLIPGGSGEEADGHERMIQAVVDNVYWQMALDRKTTALKQIQGHMWRAAFANGCVKSEFFEDVVPAIRKWREAGMKVYIYSSGSVEAQKLLFGYSTEGDILTLVDGHFDTKIGSKVESESYKKIATSIGCSTNNILFLTDIPREAHAAEEADVHVAVVVRPGNAGLTDDEKSYYSLIDSFSQLVLPAST, via the exons ATGCTGTCGGTTCCCGCCGAGGTGACCGGGATCCTGCTGGACGTGGAGGGCACCACCACCCCCATCGCCTTCGTCAAG GACACTTTATTTACGTACGTCAAGGAGAATGTGAAAGAGTACCTGCGAACCCACTGGGCGGAGGAAGAGTGTCAGCAGGATGTCGCTCTCCTGAGGAAGCAG GCCGAAGAGGACGCCCAGCTGGACGGCGTCGTGTTAATCCCCGGCGGGTCGGGGGAGGAAGCCGATGGCCACGAGCGGATGATCCAGGCCGTCGTGGACAACGTCTACTGGCAGATGGCTCTGGATCGAAAGACCACGGCTCTCAAACAGATCCAGGGGCACATGTGGAGGGCGGCTTTCGCGAACGGGTGCGTCAAGTCAGA GTTCTTTGAGGACGTGGTGCCGGCCATCAGAAAGTGGAGGGAAGCAGGAATGAAGGTGTATATTTATTCTTCGGGGAGCGTCGAGGCCCAGAAGCTCTTGTTCGGCTACTCTACGGAAGGAGATATCCTCACC CTGGTGGACGGTCACTTCGATACCAAGATCGGGTCCAAGGTGGAGAGCGAGAGCTACAAGAAGATCGCGACGAGCATCGGCTGCTCCACCAACAATATCCTCTTTCTGACCGATATCCCGCGAG AGGCTCACGCCGCCGAAGAGGCCGACGTGCACGTGGCTGTGGTGGTGAGACCCGGCAACGCGGGCCTGACGGACGACGAGAAGTCTTACTACAGCCTGATCGACTCCTTCAGCCAACTGGTCCTCCCCGCCTCCACCTAG
- the ENOPH1 gene encoding enolase-phosphatase E1 isoform X3, translated as MLSVPAEVTGILLDVEGTTTPIAFVKAEEDAQLDGVVLIPGGSGEEADGHERMIQAVVDNVYWQMALDRKTTALKQIQGHMWRAAFANGCVKSEFFEDVVPAIRKWREAGMKVYIYSSGSVEAQKLLFGYSTEGDILTPPSAFSLASSQLVDGHFDTKIGSKVESESYKKIATSIGCSTNNILFLTDIPREAHAAEEADVHVAVVVRPGNAGLTDDEKSYYSLIDSFSQLVLPAST; from the exons ATGCTGTCGGTTCCCGCCGAGGTGACCGGGATCCTGCTGGACGTGGAGGGCACCACCACCCCCATCGCCTTCGTCAAG GCCGAAGAGGACGCCCAGCTGGACGGCGTCGTGTTAATCCCCGGCGGGTCGGGGGAGGAAGCCGATGGCCACGAGCGGATGATCCAGGCCGTCGTGGACAACGTCTACTGGCAGATGGCTCTGGATCGAAAGACCACGGCTCTCAAACAGATCCAGGGGCACATGTGGAGGGCGGCTTTCGCGAACGGGTGCGTCAAGTCAGA GTTCTTTGAGGACGTGGTGCCGGCCATCAGAAAGTGGAGGGAAGCAGGAATGAAGGTGTATATTTATTCTTCGGGGAGCGTCGAGGCCCAGAAGCTCTTGTTCGGCTACTCTACGGAAGGAGATATCCTCACC cctccctctgccttctccctcgCCTCCTCCCAGCTGGTGGACGGTCACTTCGATACCAAGATCGGGTCCAAGGTGGAGAGCGAGAGCTACAAGAAGATCGCGACGAGCATCGGCTGCTCCACCAACAATATCCTCTTTCTGACCGATATCCCGCGAG AGGCTCACGCCGCCGAAGAGGCCGACGTGCACGTGGCTGTGGTGGTGAGACCCGGCAACGCGGGCCTGACGGACGACGAGAAGTCTTACTACAGCCTGATCGACTCCTTCAGCCAACTGGTCCTCCCCGCCTCCACCTAG
- the ENOPH1 gene encoding enolase-phosphatase E1 isoform X1 codes for MLSVPAEVTGILLDVEGTTTPIAFVKDTLFTYVKENVKEYLRTHWAEEECQQDVALLRKQAEEDAQLDGVVLIPGGSGEEADGHERMIQAVVDNVYWQMALDRKTTALKQIQGHMWRAAFANGCVKSEFFEDVVPAIRKWREAGMKVYIYSSGSVEAQKLLFGYSTEGDILTPPSAFSLASSQLVDGHFDTKIGSKVESESYKKIATSIGCSTNNILFLTDIPREAHAAEEADVHVAVVVRPGNAGLTDDEKSYYSLIDSFSQLVLPAST; via the exons ATGCTGTCGGTTCCCGCCGAGGTGACCGGGATCCTGCTGGACGTGGAGGGCACCACCACCCCCATCGCCTTCGTCAAG GACACTTTATTTACGTACGTCAAGGAGAATGTGAAAGAGTACCTGCGAACCCACTGGGCGGAGGAAGAGTGTCAGCAGGATGTCGCTCTCCTGAGGAAGCAG GCCGAAGAGGACGCCCAGCTGGACGGCGTCGTGTTAATCCCCGGCGGGTCGGGGGAGGAAGCCGATGGCCACGAGCGGATGATCCAGGCCGTCGTGGACAACGTCTACTGGCAGATGGCTCTGGATCGAAAGACCACGGCTCTCAAACAGATCCAGGGGCACATGTGGAGGGCGGCTTTCGCGAACGGGTGCGTCAAGTCAGA GTTCTTTGAGGACGTGGTGCCGGCCATCAGAAAGTGGAGGGAAGCAGGAATGAAGGTGTATATTTATTCTTCGGGGAGCGTCGAGGCCCAGAAGCTCTTGTTCGGCTACTCTACGGAAGGAGATATCCTCACC cctccctctgccttctccctcgCCTCCTCCCAGCTGGTGGACGGTCACTTCGATACCAAGATCGGGTCCAAGGTGGAGAGCGAGAGCTACAAGAAGATCGCGACGAGCATCGGCTGCTCCACCAACAATATCCTCTTTCTGACCGATATCCCGCGAG AGGCTCACGCCGCCGAAGAGGCCGACGTGCACGTGGCTGTGGTGGTGAGACCCGGCAACGCGGGCCTGACGGACGACGAGAAGTCTTACTACAGCCTGATCGACTCCTTCAGCCAACTGGTCCTCCCCGCCTCCACCTAG
- the HNRNPDL gene encoding heterogeneous nuclear ribonucleoprotein D-like isoform X1, whose protein sequence is MEDVNDYSNMEEFAEGSKINASKNQQDDGKMFIGGLSWDTSKKDLTEYLSRFGEVVDCTIKTDPVTGRSRGFGFVLFKDAASVDKVLELKEHKLDGKLIDPKRAKALKGKEPPKKVFVGGLSPDTSEEQIKEYFGAFGEIENIELPMDTKTNERRGFCFITYTDEEPVKKLLESRYHQIGSGKCEIKVAQPKEVYRQQQQQQKGGRGAAAGGRGGTRGRGRGQGQNWNQGFNNYYDQGYGNYNSAYGGDQNYSGYGGYDYTGYNYGNYGYGQGYADYSGQQSTYGKASRGGGNHQNNYQPY, encoded by the exons ATGGAGGACGTGAACGACTACAGCAACATGGAGGAGTTCGCCGAGGGCTCCAAGATCAACGCCAGCAAGAACCAGCAGGACGATGG GAAAATGTTCATCGGAGGCCTGAGCTGGGATACGAGCAAGAAAGACCTGACGGAATACCTGTCTCGTTTCGGAGAGGTCGTGGACTGCACAATTAAAACCGACCCCGTCACCGGCAGGTCAAGGGGCTTCGGGTTTGTGCTCTTCAAGGACGCCGCCAGTGTGGACAAG GTGTTGGAACTGAAGGAGCACAAACTGGACGGCAAACTTATAGATCCCAAAAGGGCCAAAGCCCTCAAAGGGAAGGAGCCTCCCAAGAAAGTATTTGTCGGGGGACTCAGCCCGGACACTTCAGAGGAACAAATTAAAGAATACTTCGGAGCGTTTGGAGAG ATTGAAAATATCGAATTGCCAATGGACACCAAGACAAATGAGAGAAGGGGCTTCTGTTTCATCACATACACCGATGAAGAGCCAGTAAAGAAGTTATTAGAAAGCAGATACCATCAGATTGGCTCTGGGAAG tgtGAAATCAAAGTCGCTCAGCCCAAAGAAGTgtacaggcagcagcagcagcagcagaaaggagggaggggtgcTGCAGCTGGAGGAAGAGGCGGGACCCGGGGGCGAGGCAGAG gtcagggccaaaactggaaccaaggaTTTAATAACTATTATGATCAAGGATATGGAAATTACAATAGTGCCTATGGTGGTGACCAAAACTATAGTGGCTATGGCGGATATGATTATACTGGGTATAACTATGGGAACTATGGATATGGACAGGGATATGCAGACTACAGTG GTCAACAGAGCACGTATGGAAAAGCTTCCAGAGGTGGTGGTAATCACCAAAACAATTACCAGCCATACTAA
- the HNRNPDL gene encoding heterogeneous nuclear ribonucleoprotein D-like isoform X2, giving the protein MEDVNDYSNMEEFAEGSKINASKNQQDDGKMFIGGLSWDTSKKDLTEYLSRFGEVVDCTIKTDPVTGRSRGFGFVLFKDAASVDKVLELKEHKLDGKLIDPKRAKALKGKEPPKKVFVGGLSPDTSEEQIKEYFGAFGEIENIELPMDTKTNERRGFCFITYTDEEPVKKLLESRYHQIGSGKCEIKVAQPKEVYRQQQQQQKGGRGAAAGGRGGTRGRGRGQQSTYGKASRGGGNHQNNYQPY; this is encoded by the exons ATGGAGGACGTGAACGACTACAGCAACATGGAGGAGTTCGCCGAGGGCTCCAAGATCAACGCCAGCAAGAACCAGCAGGACGATGG GAAAATGTTCATCGGAGGCCTGAGCTGGGATACGAGCAAGAAAGACCTGACGGAATACCTGTCTCGTTTCGGAGAGGTCGTGGACTGCACAATTAAAACCGACCCCGTCACCGGCAGGTCAAGGGGCTTCGGGTTTGTGCTCTTCAAGGACGCCGCCAGTGTGGACAAG GTGTTGGAACTGAAGGAGCACAAACTGGACGGCAAACTTATAGATCCCAAAAGGGCCAAAGCCCTCAAAGGGAAGGAGCCTCCCAAGAAAGTATTTGTCGGGGGACTCAGCCCGGACACTTCAGAGGAACAAATTAAAGAATACTTCGGAGCGTTTGGAGAG ATTGAAAATATCGAATTGCCAATGGACACCAAGACAAATGAGAGAAGGGGCTTCTGTTTCATCACATACACCGATGAAGAGCCAGTAAAGAAGTTATTAGAAAGCAGATACCATCAGATTGGCTCTGGGAAG tgtGAAATCAAAGTCGCTCAGCCCAAAGAAGTgtacaggcagcagcagcagcagcagaaaggagggaggggtgcTGCAGCTGGAGGAAGAGGCGGGACCCGGGGGCGAGGCAGAG GTCAACAGAGCACGTATGGAAAAGCTTCCAGAGGTGGTGGTAATCACCAAAACAATTACCAGCCATACTAA